From the Polyangiaceae bacterium genome, one window contains:
- a CDS encoding GldG family protein, with protein MTTRPQPRRGLATLSAAGVVAAVLLGVSANVMVSRFYERWDVTSRGLYTLSQATVDTLHGLDQPVEVIVFLSSSDPLAVSVRHMLTAYGAETDQLRPRYVDPDRNPAEFLALQQKLGIAEGKTDDGRLTTDASIVVTRDSRHWFITTDDIVVYDDNDGQARPKLEQALTEGIRNVLERESARICFSTGHQEISIDDGGPSGLAELRYRLQKNNFEVEAVDLAAPKLERSLEQCQVIVVAGPEVPFARAALDRLETYFRGGGNIFLLSNPVLDEDNRIAATGLEPLTRRAGIDMNGDFVVERDDRYRLPAGLGESFFAAPRPHDVTKGLLKDAEPRFRVLLSAAQSMKLSDARATSLLVSSEKAFSLRDIRPFVDQGKPVEKSAGDPSGPFVLAAAAEMPKTGTRAHGARMVVVGSANPVWGRGFRDPTLLGNRLFVENALSWLAARPSLVSVPEKAAHDVGLNLTQDSLESVFRYVLFFMPGAAALLGIFVMLRRRAGEKRVPVTKDSKRERSEAKAKSPKKATPKGQASKSSKAAKGDADRDASKDDADKDDADRDASEDDS; from the coding sequence ATGACGACACGCCCCCAGCCCAGGCGCGGACTCGCAACGCTCTCGGCGGCCGGCGTCGTCGCGGCGGTGCTGTTGGGCGTGTCCGCCAACGTGATGGTCAGCCGCTTCTACGAGCGCTGGGACGTGACCAGCCGCGGGCTCTACACCCTGAGCCAAGCCACCGTGGACACTTTGCACGGTCTGGATCAGCCCGTGGAGGTCATCGTGTTCCTCAGCTCCAGCGACCCCTTGGCCGTCAGCGTTCGCCACATGCTCACCGCCTACGGCGCGGAAACCGACCAGCTCCGCCCGCGATACGTCGACCCCGATCGCAACCCGGCGGAGTTCCTGGCGCTTCAGCAAAAGCTGGGCATCGCCGAAGGCAAGACGGACGACGGGCGCTTGACCACGGATGCGTCCATCGTCGTCACTCGCGATTCCCGCCATTGGTTCATCACTACCGACGACATCGTCGTTTACGACGACAACGACGGCCAGGCTCGTCCCAAGCTGGAGCAAGCGCTGACCGAAGGCATTCGCAACGTCCTGGAGCGGGAGAGCGCACGCATTTGCTTCAGCACCGGACACCAAGAGATCTCCATCGACGACGGCGGCCCCTCGGGGTTGGCAGAACTGCGCTATCGCTTGCAGAAGAACAACTTCGAAGTCGAAGCCGTGGACCTGGCGGCTCCCAAGCTGGAGCGTTCGCTGGAACAATGCCAAGTCATCGTGGTCGCCGGTCCCGAGGTTCCTTTCGCGAGGGCTGCCCTCGATCGTCTCGAAACCTACTTCCGAGGCGGGGGTAACATTTTCCTTCTGTCCAACCCCGTGCTGGACGAGGACAACCGCATCGCAGCCACGGGCCTCGAGCCGTTGACGCGGCGCGCGGGCATCGACATGAATGGCGACTTCGTGGTGGAGCGAGACGACCGCTACCGCTTGCCCGCGGGTCTCGGCGAGTCGTTCTTTGCAGCTCCCCGCCCGCACGACGTGACGAAGGGCTTGCTCAAGGACGCGGAGCCGCGCTTTCGAGTGTTGCTCAGCGCGGCGCAGAGCATGAAGCTCAGCGACGCGCGTGCCACGTCGTTGCTCGTGTCGAGCGAAAAAGCATTCTCCCTTCGAGACATCCGTCCGTTCGTCGACCAGGGAAAACCCGTCGAGAAGAGCGCGGGGGATCCCTCGGGTCCCTTCGTCCTGGCCGCCGCCGCGGAGATGCCCAAGACCGGGACCCGGGCGCATGGCGCGCGCATGGTGGTCGTTGGCAGCGCAAACCCGGTCTGGGGCCGCGGCTTCCGCGATCCGACTCTGCTCGGCAATCGCCTGTTCGTCGAGAACGCCTTGTCGTGGCTGGCGGCCCGGCCGTCGCTGGTCAGTGTGCCGGAGAAAGCCGCCCACGACGTCGGCTTGAATTTGACCCAGGACTCCCTCGAGAGCGTATTTCGCTACGTCTTGTTCTTCATGCCGGGCGCGGCCGCGTTGCTCGGCATCTTCGTGATGCTCCGTCGACGCGCTGGCGAAAAGCGCGTGCCGGTCACCAAGGATTCGAAGCGCGAGCGAAGTGAGGCCAAGGCCAAGTCGCCCAAGAAGGCCACCCCAAAGGGACAAGCCTCGAAGTCCAGCAAGGCCGCGAAGGGCGACGCTGACCGCGATGCGAGCAAGGACGACGCCGACAAGGACGACGCTGACCGCGACGCGAGCGAGGACGACTCGTGA
- a CDS encoding DUF4340 domain-containing protein — protein sequence MTDPDPSPQRSLLERHWANLTMIVLALAALIAVVVTTNRVTTSEHEARESNVLSAFRESELTRIEISAKDKRIVLERTPAPDGGEGSWNLIEPLREEAETYAVEKLLGTLEFARVVRRIRAEDVDRAAFGLDTPVRSLDIRMGTIHYQLTIGKEAAQPAGARYLEVRAEGAPGSGVVLVGRDLFQELSVDLADLRGRQLVPYFSSDASRILLDGPGGRRVLTAMPHGRWRFEGMYGNLRLNRVLLDSVLVQFARLKADSFLALPEAEKHLGAEPLRLELTPKEKGKPKGILDVGGSCPKNEVDVIAIRRAPDPVAACVPKSVLGPLSLPAERLADRAVSSGRSDEIESVSLRVGDKTLLLNRKESGFRLEKPVAGDVSLEAGNAFVARLAEATGNWVPDADPKALGLAPAAGEVRFKVVVADAGMLEEVVELGRAGADGVLHVRRKQDGAVLALTRDVARAFVPSAVLLRSPNVLQLSATQISSVEIAGAAPHQKFVRHAGGSFELIEPKGYEHDAALCADIAEQLANLDAQRWVADEDDGSFGFDKPLAKVSFSAGEDAARHELLLGALTPGGVYAKLAGEPGVFVASRRVLQVVSQWAINRGVFMLDAETTSGITLEGSGQKLNLVEQSGSFVGAEGSTQSASSLRRVSETLASLRAEGAVHLGAARPSEGFDKPTLRVTARLRDGGQRTLTIGAADTWQDAAVYYARVSGVQATFAIARSKVNELTGAL from the coding sequence GTGACGGATCCCGACCCCTCACCGCAGCGCAGTTTGCTCGAGCGCCACTGGGCGAACCTCACCATGATCGTGCTGGCCCTCGCTGCGCTCATCGCGGTCGTGGTCACCACCAATCGCGTCACCACTTCCGAGCACGAGGCACGCGAGTCCAACGTGCTGTCGGCGTTCCGAGAGTCGGAGCTGACTCGCATCGAGATCTCCGCCAAGGACAAGCGCATCGTCTTGGAACGCACGCCTGCACCAGACGGCGGAGAAGGGTCGTGGAACCTCATCGAGCCCTTGCGCGAAGAGGCAGAAACCTATGCCGTCGAGAAGCTGCTGGGCACTTTGGAGTTCGCGCGAGTGGTGCGACGGATTCGCGCCGAAGACGTGGACCGCGCTGCTTTCGGACTGGACACGCCAGTGCGCAGCCTCGACATCCGCATGGGCACCATCCACTATCAGCTGACGATTGGCAAAGAGGCGGCTCAGCCCGCGGGCGCGCGCTACCTGGAAGTGCGCGCCGAAGGCGCTCCGGGCAGCGGTGTCGTGTTGGTCGGTCGCGACTTGTTCCAGGAACTGAGCGTGGACCTCGCCGACCTTCGCGGTCGGCAGCTCGTGCCCTACTTCTCGTCGGACGCATCGCGCATCCTGTTGGACGGGCCGGGAGGCCGTCGGGTGTTGACTGCCATGCCCCACGGTCGCTGGCGCTTCGAAGGCATGTACGGCAATCTGCGCCTGAATCGAGTCCTGCTCGACTCGGTGCTCGTCCAGTTCGCGCGCCTGAAAGCGGATAGCTTTTTGGCTCTGCCCGAAGCCGAGAAGCACCTGGGCGCCGAGCCCTTGCGCTTGGAACTGACGCCGAAGGAAAAGGGAAAGCCCAAGGGCATCCTCGACGTGGGCGGTAGCTGTCCGAAGAATGAAGTGGATGTGATCGCAATTCGACGCGCGCCGGACCCCGTCGCAGCCTGCGTACCCAAGAGCGTGCTCGGCCCCCTGAGCCTGCCCGCGGAGCGCCTTGCGGATCGCGCCGTCAGTTCGGGGCGAAGCGACGAGATCGAGTCGGTGAGCCTGCGTGTCGGCGACAAGACCCTGTTGCTCAACCGCAAAGAGTCGGGATTCCGCTTGGAAAAGCCCGTTGCCGGCGACGTCAGCCTGGAGGCGGGCAATGCCTTCGTGGCGCGGCTGGCGGAAGCCACCGGCAACTGGGTGCCCGATGCAGATCCAAAAGCTTTGGGCCTCGCCCCGGCGGCGGGCGAAGTGCGCTTCAAAGTGGTGGTTGCCGACGCAGGCATGCTGGAAGAAGTCGTGGAACTGGGTCGCGCCGGCGCCGATGGCGTGCTGCACGTACGGCGCAAGCAAGACGGTGCAGTCCTGGCCCTCACTCGCGACGTGGCGCGCGCCTTCGTACCGAGCGCCGTCTTGTTGCGCAGCCCGAACGTGCTTCAACTATCGGCGACTCAGATTTCGTCCGTGGAGATCGCGGGCGCAGCGCCGCACCAGAAGTTCGTGCGCCACGCCGGCGGAAGCTTCGAACTCATCGAGCCGAAAGGCTACGAACACGATGCTGCCTTGTGCGCAGACATCGCTGAACAGCTTGCCAATCTCGATGCCCAACGCTGGGTGGCCGATGAGGACGATGGCAGCTTCGGCTTCGACAAGCCGCTAGCGAAGGTGAGCTTCAGTGCGGGAGAAGATGCGGCTCGCCACGAACTGCTGCTCGGCGCTCTCACTCCAGGGGGCGTGTACGCCAAACTCGCGGGCGAGCCTGGCGTGTTCGTGGCTTCGCGACGGGTGCTGCAGGTGGTTTCGCAATGGGCCATCAATCGCGGCGTGTTCATGCTCGACGCCGAGACGACGTCTGGCATCACGCTGGAAGGATCCGGCCAAAAGCTGAACCTCGTCGAGCAGAGCGGGAGTTTCGTCGGAGCGGAAGGCAGCACGCAGTCCGCCAGCAGCCTGCGCCGCGTGAGCGAAACCTTGGCGTCGCTCCGCGCGGAGGGCGCCGTTCACTTGGGTGCCGCACGACCGAGCGAAGGCTTCGACAAGCCAACGCTGCGTGTGACGGCGCGCCTGCGCGACGGCGGACAGCGTACGCTGACGATCGGTGCCGCAGACACGTGGCAAGACGCCGCGGTCTACTACGCGCGAGTGTCGGGGGTGCAGGCCACCTTTGCCATCGCGCGCAGCAAGGTCAACGAACTCACGGGCGCGCTCTAG
- a CDS encoding SH3 domain-containing protein yields MPARSARLKVDVPAAGQDRLPVGRVGIITVVGFAIGMVWPRLAGVKLVPSAPLEGVEVATSAEPEAEGSGAPGVEAPPAAAVVEQETTPKPDAALARLKVGKAQVTSCRDGEGKRQIHCDEIDLEPALGEKMKLLALCEGTDAAKGALSLGLELDLTKGKVVEVTRGRSTTLPDDMAQTFLECGKKELLPVSLQGVKHTRAQYTVYFMLEVVPKGDTVDKPEVKPDDASGRATVSWEVALIRDKPKDGAIVARILRGTNVVVTGRQDDWYRVKYDAKGNEGWVFKTAVGL; encoded by the coding sequence ATGCCCGCCCGGTCCGCCCGCCTGAAAGTAGACGTTCCCGCCGCGGGACAAGACCGCCTGCCCGTCGGCCGCGTGGGCATCATCACCGTGGTCGGATTTGCGATCGGCATGGTCTGGCCCCGGTTGGCCGGCGTGAAGCTCGTGCCCAGTGCTCCCTTGGAAGGTGTGGAAGTCGCCACCTCGGCAGAGCCCGAAGCGGAAGGCTCGGGCGCACCCGGCGTCGAAGCGCCTCCGGCGGCCGCCGTGGTCGAGCAGGAGACGACGCCCAAACCCGATGCCGCCCTCGCACGGTTGAAGGTCGGCAAGGCGCAGGTGACCAGCTGCCGCGATGGCGAAGGGAAGCGCCAGATTCACTGCGACGAGATCGATCTGGAGCCAGCGCTGGGCGAGAAGATGAAGCTGCTCGCTCTGTGCGAGGGCACGGACGCGGCAAAGGGCGCGCTTTCCCTCGGGCTCGAGCTCGATTTGACCAAGGGCAAAGTGGTGGAAGTGACGCGCGGTCGTAGCACGACCCTTCCCGACGACATGGCCCAGACCTTCCTGGAGTGCGGCAAGAAGGAGTTGCTACCGGTGTCGCTGCAAGGGGTGAAGCACACCCGTGCTCAGTACACCGTCTACTTCATGTTGGAAGTCGTGCCCAAGGGCGACACCGTCGACAAGCCCGAGGTGAAGCCCGACGATGCCAGCGGGCGCGCAACGGTCAGCTGGGAGGTCGCGCTGATTCGCGACAAGCCCAAGGACGGAGCCATCGTTGCACGCATCCTGCGGGGTACGAACGTGGTCGTGACGGGACGTCAGGACGACTGGTACCGCGTGAAGTACGATGCGAAGGGCAATGAAGGCTGGGTGTTCAAGACCGCCGTGGGGCTGTGA
- a CDS encoding protein kinase, with protein sequence MKACPQCNLKYPADKTACFVDGAKLVEIQDPRIGTTLGGRYVIDAVIGEGGMATVYRATHRLVDRACAVKVMNQNFAGNEVIRERFRREAKAAQKLAHPNIIEIFDQGETADGCMYLVMELLEGQTLADLLDQGAVPLERALPILIQVARALARAHDLEVIHRDLKPENIYLANDETIGERAVLLDFGIARSMADPRLTGSGEVFGTPQYMAPERITTIDAGPSADLYAVGVMLYEMVTGQLPFDAPDVASFFVKHLKEPPPSMRSVDPSVPEALDKLALELMAKTPEGRPVDAHRVVADLTAIAGALGVRIPQEPQEEIESSRGPAKTLPPVALDRWVRRTRVFEQMLETAFHDTRPPELVDLLERVKILVHEVTDLRNKSMAQQRHLEGVESRGRDGRQRFGHAVHALGVDASRARDEAKSAQARADGVQGDLAKHQQAVLEAHKSILLWEGRSGFQAPYAQLSAAYRLVADRVDAWLAAHKIFSEAEAEAKKRRAEVDDIEFQIKELRAALSRHEEAIEKEATATQAAVVEMGERADKLEAELLELATRFCAPLRRRKELAPMFRELEEDAERAA encoded by the coding sequence ATGAAAGCCTGTCCGCAGTGCAATCTGAAGTACCCCGCCGACAAGACGGCGTGCTTTGTCGACGGCGCCAAGCTCGTCGAGATACAGGACCCACGCATCGGCACGACCCTGGGAGGTCGCTATGTGATCGACGCCGTGATCGGCGAAGGTGGCATGGCCACGGTGTACCGAGCCACGCATCGCCTCGTGGATCGCGCCTGCGCAGTAAAGGTGATGAACCAGAACTTCGCTGGCAACGAAGTCATTCGCGAGCGCTTCCGACGTGAAGCCAAGGCAGCGCAAAAGCTAGCTCATCCCAACATCATCGAGATCTTCGACCAGGGCGAGACCGCAGACGGTTGCATGTACCTGGTGATGGAGCTGCTAGAAGGGCAAACCCTTGCCGACCTGCTGGACCAGGGGGCCGTGCCCCTAGAACGAGCGCTGCCGATTCTCATCCAAGTGGCTCGCGCTCTTGCACGCGCCCACGACCTCGAGGTGATCCACCGCGATCTCAAGCCAGAGAACATCTATCTGGCCAACGACGAGACCATTGGTGAGCGCGCGGTGCTCCTGGACTTCGGCATTGCGCGTTCGATGGCCGATCCGCGCCTGACCGGCTCCGGCGAGGTCTTTGGAACGCCGCAGTACATGGCGCCCGAGCGCATCACGACCATCGACGCTGGGCCTTCGGCGGATCTGTACGCGGTCGGCGTCATGCTCTACGAAATGGTGACGGGGCAACTGCCCTTCGACGCACCCGATGTCGCGAGTTTCTTCGTCAAGCACCTGAAGGAACCGCCGCCATCGATGCGGAGCGTCGACCCATCGGTACCCGAAGCGCTGGACAAGCTCGCCCTGGAACTCATGGCGAAAACGCCCGAGGGGCGTCCGGTGGATGCGCACCGAGTGGTCGCGGATCTGACTGCGATTGCCGGCGCCCTCGGCGTGCGGATCCCCCAGGAACCCCAGGAAGAAATCGAGAGTTCTCGCGGTCCCGCCAAGACGCTGCCGCCCGTCGCCCTCGATCGCTGGGTGCGCCGCACGCGCGTGTTCGAACAAATGCTCGAGACCGCATTCCACGACACGCGGCCGCCGGAGCTGGTCGATCTGCTCGAGCGCGTGAAGATCCTGGTGCACGAGGTCACGGACCTGCGCAACAAGAGCATGGCCCAGCAGCGTCACCTCGAAGGCGTGGAGTCCCGTGGTCGCGATGGCCGTCAGCGCTTCGGCCACGCCGTGCACGCTTTGGGCGTGGACGCCAGTCGCGCTCGTGACGAAGCGAAGAGCGCTCAGGCCCGCGCCGATGGCGTGCAGGGCGATCTGGCCAAGCATCAACAGGCGGTGCTCGAAGCCCACAAGAGCATCCTGCTGTGGGAAGGTCGCTCGGGGTTCCAGGCTCCCTACGCTCAGCTATCGGCAGCCTATCGACTGGTGGCGGATCGCGTGGACGCATGGCTCGCTGCCCACAAGATCTTCAGCGAAGCCGAAGCCGAGGCCAAGAAGCGCCGCGCCGAGGTGGACGACATCGAGTTCCAGATCAAGGAGCTGCGAGCAGCGCTCTCGCGCCATGAAGAGGCCATCGAGAAAGAAGCCACGGCCACCCAGGCAGCGGTCGTGGAGATGGGGGAGCGGGCCGACAAGCTGGAAGCCGAGCTGCTGGAGTTGGCCACTCGCTTCTGCGCTCCCCTGCGCCGCCGCAAAGAGCTGGCGCCGATGTTCCGCGAGCTGGAAGAAGACGCCGAGCGCGCCGCCTAG
- a CDS encoding DNA adenine methylase has protein sequence MRARPVLKWAGGKTQLLDRVLARLPQRIRTYYEPFVGGGAVFFALAEEGRFERAVLSDTNEDLLSVYRALQGDVDALLSALRRLARAHGREHYYRVRSSKPRGLVQRAARMIYLNKTGYNGLYRVNSRGEFNVPFGRYENPSIVNEPVLRNAARVLSRVRLETGDFQEVCTRARRGDAVYFDPPYLPLSKTSNFAAYDRTPFALESHERLAEVFAALGRRGVAAVLSNSLTPDTKRLFASFEHEVVQVTRPINSKSTGRGRIPELLVENRPKRRR, from the coding sequence ATGCGTGCCCGGCCCGTTCTGAAGTGGGCCGGGGGCAAGACGCAGCTCTTGGATCGCGTGTTGGCGAGACTGCCGCAGCGGATCCGCACCTACTACGAGCCCTTCGTGGGCGGTGGCGCGGTGTTCTTTGCCCTGGCCGAGGAGGGGCGGTTCGAACGAGCGGTGCTGTCGGACACCAACGAAGATCTACTCTCCGTGTATCGCGCACTACAAGGCGACGTGGACGCGCTACTCAGCGCGCTGCGCCGGTTGGCCCGTGCTCACGGGCGGGAACACTACTATCGCGTGCGCAGCAGCAAGCCTCGCGGTCTCGTGCAGCGCGCCGCCCGCATGATCTATCTCAACAAGACCGGATACAACGGACTCTATCGCGTCAACAGCCGCGGTGAGTTCAACGTACCCTTTGGGCGCTACGAAAACCCCTCGATCGTGAACGAGCCCGTGCTGCGCAATGCGGCGCGCGTGCTGTCGCGGGTGCGACTGGAGACCGGAGACTTTCAGGAGGTCTGCACGCGGGCGCGTCGCGGCGACGCCGTCTACTTCGACCCGCCCTACTTGCCGCTGTCGAAGACGTCCAACTTCGCCGCCTACGACCGCACGCCGTTTGCGTTGGAGTCGCACGAGCGGCTCGCCGAGGTGTTCGCGGCCTTGGGCCGACGAGGCGTGGCGGCGGTGCTGTCCAACTCCTTGACCCCCGACACCAAGCGCCTCTTCGCGAGCTTCGAACACGAGGTGGTCCAGGTCACGCGGCCGATCAACAGCAAGTCCACCGGACGCGGCCGCATCCCCGAGCTCCTGGTGGAAAACCGCCCCAAACGCCGCCGCTGA